One window of Acidobacteriota bacterium genomic DNA carries:
- the larA gene encoding nickel-dependent lactate racemase, which produces MRVELAYGKNGLEVELPAEGTTVLEPSYLPGVPCEEEALRQAFRSPMGTLPLRELAQSGQTVAISVCDITRPMPSSRVLPVLLAELEHVPRDQVTILVATGTHRSNTVEELEGMLGAEVVRNYRVVNHQSFRPETLSYRGALPSGIPVWLNSIWLESDVRITTGFVEPHFFAGFSGGPKLVAPGLAGFDTIMELHSAPLIAHPRATWGITRGNPIHDAIREAAALSGVDFSLDVTLNRDHEISSVHAGEIFRAHGSACRFARQTAMQPVARPFDVVVTTNSGYPLDLNLYQSVKGMSAASRIVRRGGAIVCAAECSDGIPEHGEYRKLLASTTDPASFLDRIRCEDVTTHDQWQVQIQSQIQLKARVLLKSDGLTPHQVRSAHLEPVRDLEATVLELLDEAGPDARLGVLPQGPQTIPYLSPPG; this is translated from the coding sequence GTGCGGGTTGAGCTGGCGTACGGCAAGAACGGTCTTGAGGTGGAGCTTCCCGCGGAGGGGACGACGGTTCTGGAGCCCTCGTATCTCCCTGGAGTCCCGTGCGAAGAGGAGGCGCTCCGGCAAGCCTTCCGAAGTCCCATGGGCACACTCCCCCTGAGAGAGTTGGCGCAATCCGGCCAGACCGTCGCCATCTCGGTATGCGACATCACGCGCCCCATGCCCAGTTCCCGGGTTCTTCCCGTGCTGCTGGCCGAGTTGGAGCACGTGCCCAGGGATCAGGTCACCATCCTGGTGGCCACCGGCACCCACCGTTCCAACACCGTCGAGGAATTGGAGGGCATGTTGGGAGCGGAAGTGGTCCGCAACTACAGGGTCGTCAATCACCAGTCCTTCCGTCCCGAAACGCTCAGCTACCGGGGCGCCCTTCCCTCCGGGATTCCGGTTTGGCTCAACTCGATCTGGCTCGAGTCCGACGTGCGGATCACCACCGGCTTCGTAGAGCCCCATTTCTTCGCCGGGTTCAGCGGCGGACCGAAACTGGTGGCTCCGGGCCTGGCCGGGTTCGACACCATCATGGAACTCCACAGCGCTCCCCTGATCGCCCATCCGAGAGCCACCTGGGGGATCACCCGCGGCAATCCCATTCACGACGCCATCCGCGAAGCTGCCGCGCTCTCCGGCGTGGACTTCAGTCTGGACGTCACCTTGAATCGGGATCATGAGATCAGCAGCGTGCATGCCGGCGAGATCTTCCGGGCCCACGGGTCCGCATGCCGCTTTGCCAGGCAAACGGCCATGCAGCCGGTGGCCCGGCCCTTCGACGTGGTCGTCACCACCAACAGCGGTTATCCCCTGGACCTGAATCTCTATCAGTCGGTGAAGGGGATGTCGGCGGCGTCGCGAATCGTCCGCCGGGGAGGCGCCATCGTCTGTGCCGCGGAGTGCTCCGACGGGATCCCGGAACATGGCGAGTACCGCAAGCTTCTGGCCTCGACCACGGATCCCGCCAGTTTTCTGGATCGGATCCGCTGCGAAGACGTCACCACGCACGACCAGTGGCAGGTCCAGATCCAGAGCCAGATCCAGCTCAAGGCCCGCGTCCTGCTGAAATCGGACGGGTTGACCCCCCACCAGGTTCGGAGCGCGCACCTGGAACCGGTTCGGGATCTGGAGGCCACCGTGCTGGAGTTGCTGGACGAAGCCGGTCCGGATGCCCGCCTCGGAGTCCTGCCCCAGGGCCCGCAGACCATTCCCTACCTGAGCCCGCCAGGCTGA